A section of the Streptomyces sp. NBC_01408 genome encodes:
- a CDS encoding GNAT family N-acetyltransferase produces MEHTPVVRRARPEDLPRLVELIHEHVAYEKSAPRPPDLADRLGPQLFAEGAALWVLLAETPDGAVAGYAACSTEFAFWDARHYLHMDCLYLAGDARGHGLGAALMDGVRDLARELGVEQVQWQTPDWNEGAIRFYDRLGATGHPKRRYGLAVGPAAS; encoded by the coding sequence ATGGAACACACGCCCGTCGTGCGCCGCGCGCGCCCCGAGGACCTGCCCCGGCTCGTCGAACTCATCCACGAGCACGTCGCGTACGAGAAGTCCGCACCCCGCCCCCCGGACCTCGCCGACCGGCTCGGCCCGCAGTTGTTCGCCGAGGGGGCTGCGCTGTGGGTGCTGCTCGCCGAGACCCCGGACGGGGCGGTGGCCGGATACGCCGCCTGCTCCACCGAGTTCGCCTTCTGGGACGCCCGCCACTACCTCCACATGGACTGCCTCTACCTTGCCGGGGACGCGCGCGGCCACGGCCTCGGCGCCGCCCTGATGGACGGCGTACGGGACCTCGCCCGGGAGCTCGGCGTCGAACAGGTGCAGTGGCAGACCCCCGACTGGAACGAGGGCGCGATCCGCTTCTACGACCGCCTCGGCGCCACCGGCCACCCCAAGCGCCGTTACGGTCTGGCCGTGGGCCCGGCCGCGTCCTGA
- a CDS encoding DUF1707 and FHA domain-containing protein: MTSSFEFASYPAPRLSDAEREQALGQLREGAALGRLSHDTFLRRMELALVARRSEDLAVLTADLAGREGEASPWTRRLFGWVGRASAVTVGVRRAWTAERLPKLLLPHPSTGTLRIGRDPGNGLRLTHETVSRMHAELRLRDGVWVLKDLGSTNGTTVNGRRVTGSAVVRDGDQISFGKVDFRLSAS; the protein is encoded by the coding sequence GTGACATCCAGTTTCGAATTTGCCTCCTATCCCGCGCCGCGGCTCTCCGACGCGGAGCGCGAGCAGGCGTTGGGTCAGCTCCGGGAGGGCGCTGCCCTGGGCCGACTGTCGCACGACACGTTCCTGCGCCGCATGGAACTGGCGCTGGTCGCCCGGCGGTCGGAGGACCTCGCGGTCCTCACCGCCGACCTCGCGGGCCGGGAGGGCGAGGCCAGCCCCTGGACCCGCCGGCTGTTCGGCTGGGTCGGCCGGGCCTCCGCCGTCACGGTCGGCGTCCGGCGCGCCTGGACCGCCGAGAGGCTGCCCAAGCTGCTCCTCCCGCACCCGAGCACGGGGACGCTGCGGATCGGCCGCGACCCCGGCAACGGGCTGCGGCTCACCCATGAGACGGTCTCCCGGATGCACGCGGAACTCCGGCTGCGGGACGGGGTGTGGGTGCTCAAGGACCTGGGCTCCACCAACGGGACCACGGTCAACGGGCGCCGGGTGACGGGCTCGGCCGTGGTCCGGGACGGGGACCAGATCAGCTTCGGGAAGGTCGACTTCCGGCTCTCGGCGAGCTGA
- the treZ gene encoding malto-oligosyltrehalose trehalohydrolase, whose protein sequence is MQFEVWAPLTGHVAMRLDDATYDMARDPDRDGWWFVEAPAADGSRYGFLLDGGSSAGGVVRPDPRGRRLPTGPDGLSAVVDFAALVPEPAAPGPRTPLQDAVLYELHVGTFTPEGTFDAAAARLAHLAGLGVTHVELMPVCPFPGRHGWGYDGVAPWAVHEPYGGPAGLARFVEAAHAAGLGVVLDVVHNHLGPSGNHLPAFGAYFTDTHHTPWGAAVNLDAPGSDEVRAYFLGSALAWLRDYRIDGLRLDAVHALVDGRALSFLEELAAAVDELAAETGRPLFLIAESDQCDPRTTTPRAEGGLGLHAQWNDDFHHALHCALTGESQAYYADFAEAPLTALAKTMTRAFFHDGTWSSFRGRTHGRPLDRRRTRAHRFLGYTQTHDQIGNRAIGDRLAASLSPGLLACAATVALTGPFVPMLFMGEEWGAGTPWQYFTDHPDPELAEAVRTGRRREFAAHGWKAEEIPDPQDPATRDRSCLDWAEPERPGHARLLAWYRTLVALRRTHPDLRDPDLAAVRVAHDEERRWLTFRRGDVRVVVNLSPDPATIALGRNGVRVLASWEPVHHPGPDGRIHVPGESAVVLAP, encoded by the coding sequence GTGCAGTTCGAGGTGTGGGCACCGCTGACAGGTCATGTCGCCATGCGACTGGACGACGCGACGTACGACATGGCGCGCGACCCGGACCGGGACGGCTGGTGGTTCGTCGAGGCCCCGGCCGCCGACGGGAGCCGCTACGGGTTCCTGCTGGACGGCGGGTCGAGCGCGGGAGGCGTCGTCCGGCCCGACCCGCGAGGACGCCGGCTGCCGACCGGGCCCGACGGGCTGTCGGCCGTGGTCGACTTCGCGGCCCTCGTCCCGGAGCCGGCGGCCCCGGGGCCGCGCACCCCGCTCCAGGACGCAGTCCTGTACGAGCTGCACGTCGGCACCTTCACCCCGGAGGGCACCTTCGACGCCGCGGCCGCCCGGCTCGCCCACCTGGCCGGGCTGGGCGTCACGCACGTGGAGCTGATGCCGGTCTGCCCCTTCCCCGGCCGGCACGGCTGGGGGTACGACGGGGTCGCGCCCTGGGCCGTCCACGAGCCGTACGGCGGCCCGGCGGGCCTCGCCCGCTTCGTGGAGGCCGCGCACGCCGCGGGGCTCGGCGTGGTGCTCGACGTGGTCCACAACCACCTCGGCCCCTCCGGCAACCATCTCCCCGCCTTCGGGGCGTACTTCACCGACACCCACCACACCCCGTGGGGCGCGGCGGTGAACCTGGACGCGCCCGGCTCCGACGAGGTCCGCGCCTACTTCCTCGGCAGCGCGCTGGCCTGGCTGCGCGACTACCGGATCGACGGGCTGCGCCTCGACGCGGTGCACGCGCTGGTCGACGGACGGGCGCTGAGCTTCCTGGAGGAACTCGCCGCGGCCGTGGACGAACTGGCGGCGGAGACAGGCCGGCCGCTGTTCCTGATCGCCGAGTCCGACCAGTGCGATCCGCGCACCACCACCCCGCGCGCCGAGGGGGGCCTCGGCCTGCACGCCCAGTGGAACGACGACTTCCACCACGCCCTGCACTGCGCGCTGACCGGCGAATCCCAGGCGTACTACGCGGACTTCGCCGAGGCCCCGCTGACCGCCCTCGCCAAGACCATGACCCGGGCCTTCTTCCACGACGGGACCTGGTCCTCCTTCCGGGGCCGCACCCACGGGCGCCCCCTGGACCGCCGCCGGACCCGGGCCCACCGCTTCCTCGGCTACACCCAGACCCATGACCAGATCGGCAACCGGGCCATCGGCGACCGGCTCGCGGCCTCCCTCTCCCCCGGCCTGCTGGCGTGCGCCGCGACCGTGGCACTGACCGGCCCGTTCGTACCGATGCTGTTCATGGGCGAGGAGTGGGGCGCGGGCACCCCGTGGCAGTACTTCACCGACCACCCGGACCCGGAGCTCGCCGAGGCGGTACGGACCGGCCGGCGGCGGGAGTTCGCGGCGCACGGCTGGAAGGCCGAGGAGATCCCCGACCCGCAGGACCCCGCCACCCGGGACCGCTCCTGCCTGGACTGGGCCGAGCCGGAGCGGCCCGGGCACGCGCGCCTGCTGGCCTGGTACCGCACCCTCGTCGCGCTCCGCCGCACGCACCCGGACCTGCGCGACCCGGACCTCGCGGCGGTCCGGGTCGCGCACGACGAGGAGCGGCGCTGGCTGACCTTCCGCCGGGGCGACGTACGGGTGGTGGTGAACCTCTCCCCGGATCCGGCGACGATCGCGCTGGGCCGCAACGGCGTGCGGGTGCTGGCCTCCTGGGAGCCCGTCCACCATCCGGGCCCGGACGGGCGGATCCACGTTCCGGGCGAGTCCGCGGTGGTCCTGGCCCCGTAG
- a CDS encoding Xaa-Pro peptidase family protein — protein sequence MTTDPAPFTAADYAARMAAAAQSAADAGLAGLLIAPGPDLAHLTGYRVTAETERLTLLVLAAGQDPVLVVPALEAPDAAKAPGASALTLRDWADGKNPYAVASPLLDVAGRFGVSDNTWALHLLGLQRELPTTSYVPLTDALPMLRAVKDERELERLAAAGAAADAAYAQVLHLPFAGRRESDVAADLASLLRVHGHSQVDFTVVGSGPNGANPHHEAADRVIRHGDMVVLDFGGLRDGYGSDISRTVHVGEPSAEEQRVHDIVREAQQAATAAVRPGIACQEVDRAARAVITEFGYGDRFIHRTGHGIGVTTHEPPYMVEGEEQPLVPGMCFSVEPGVYLPGRFGVRIEDIVTVTEDGVRRLNNAPRELAIVE from the coding sequence ATGACCACTGACCCCGCCCCCTTCACCGCGGCCGACTACGCCGCCCGGATGGCCGCCGCCGCACAGAGCGCCGCCGACGCGGGACTGGCCGGCCTGCTGATCGCCCCCGGGCCCGACCTCGCCCACCTCACCGGATACCGCGTCACCGCCGAGACCGAGCGGCTCACCCTGCTCGTGCTCGCCGCCGGGCAGGACCCCGTGCTCGTCGTGCCCGCGCTGGAGGCCCCCGACGCCGCCAAGGCACCGGGCGCCTCCGCGCTGACCCTGCGGGACTGGGCCGACGGCAAGAACCCGTACGCCGTGGCCTCACCCCTGCTGGACGTCGCCGGGCGCTTCGGCGTGAGCGACAACACCTGGGCCCTCCACCTCCTCGGCCTCCAGCGGGAGTTGCCCACCACCTCGTACGTGCCCCTCACCGACGCCCTGCCCATGCTGCGCGCCGTCAAGGACGAACGGGAACTGGAACGCCTCGCGGCGGCCGGCGCGGCCGCCGACGCCGCCTACGCGCAGGTCCTGCACCTGCCCTTCGCCGGACGCCGGGAGAGCGACGTCGCCGCCGATCTGGCCTCCCTGCTGCGCGTGCACGGCCACTCCCAGGTCGACTTCACGGTCGTCGGCTCCGGCCCCAACGGCGCCAACCCGCACCACGAGGCCGCCGACCGGGTGATCCGGCACGGCGACATGGTGGTGCTCGACTTCGGCGGACTGCGGGACGGCTACGGCTCCGACATCTCCCGCACCGTGCACGTCGGGGAGCCGAGCGCAGAGGAGCAGCGCGTCCACGACATCGTCCGCGAGGCCCAGCAGGCGGCCACCGCGGCCGTCCGCCCGGGCATCGCCTGCCAGGAGGTGGACCGGGCGGCCCGCGCGGTGATCACCGAGTTCGGCTACGGGGACCGCTTCATCCACCGCACCGGCCACGGCATCGGCGTCACCACCCACGAGCCGCCGTACATGGTCGAGGGCGAGGAACAGCCCCTGGTCCCCGGCATGTGCTTCTCCGTGGAACCGGGGGTCTACCTGCCGGGCCGGTTCGGCGTCCGGATCGAGGACATCGTGACCGTGACCGAGGACGGGGTGCGCCGCCTCAACAACGCCCCGCGCGAGCTGGCGATCGTCGAATAG
- a CDS encoding LysR family transcriptional regulator, with the protein MLMGMDPHLLRTFVAVARLGSFSGAARELGYTQSAVSQHIAALEGDLRAELLTRRPVAPTPAGVRLLEHAGPLLLRLDAARADVLRLAAAPPGRVTLAVSPLALGPRLPAALPATGVTLRVLPPAEVPAAVATGGCDLGLVDGLAAPSDPLRLPDVAPLTVTGVGEEELAVLLPAGHPFAGRAALRLADLADARWLDAPGVGLPVGAAGITARPGSRTAMRYEGTDLHGLCALALAGHGLVVLPHRVAGAAAAAGAGAAVPLSAPRLVHRTELLSPGAPTGAAAALAARLTAGSPYDH; encoded by the coding sequence ATGCTGATGGGCATGGATCCGCACCTGCTCCGCACCTTCGTCGCCGTCGCCCGCCTGGGCTCCTTCTCCGGGGCGGCCCGGGAGCTCGGATACACCCAGTCCGCCGTCTCGCAGCACATCGCCGCCCTGGAAGGGGACCTGCGCGCCGAGCTGCTCACCCGGCGGCCGGTGGCGCCGACCCCCGCCGGAGTGCGGCTCCTGGAACACGCCGGGCCGCTGCTGCTGCGGCTCGACGCCGCCCGCGCCGACGTGCTGAGGCTGGCCGCCGCACCGCCCGGGCGGGTCACGCTCGCCGTGTCCCCGCTCGCCCTCGGGCCCCGGCTGCCGGCCGCCCTGCCCGCCACCGGCGTCACGCTGCGGGTGCTGCCGCCCGCCGAGGTGCCCGCCGCCGTCGCCACCGGAGGCTGCGACCTCGGCCTGGTCGACGGCCTGGCCGCGCCCAGCGACCCGCTGCGGCTGCCCGACGTGGCCCCGCTGACCGTGACCGGCGTGGGGGAGGAGGAACTGGCCGTGCTGCTGCCCGCCGGGCACCCCTTCGCCGGGCGGGCCGCGCTCCGGCTGGCGGACCTCGCCGACGCGCGCTGGCTCGACGCCCCCGGGGTGGGCCTGCCGGTCGGCGCCGCCGGGATCACCGCCCGCCCGGGCTCCCGTACCGCCATGCGCTACGAGGGCACCGACCTGCACGGACTCTGCGCGCTGGCCCTCGCCGGACACGGCCTCGTCGTGCTGCCGCACCGTGTCGCCGGGGCCGCGGCAGCCGCCGGGGCGGGGGCCGCCGTACCGCTGTCCGCGCCGCGCCTGGTGCACCGTACGGAACTGCTCTCGCCCGGCGCCCCGACCGGCGCGGCCGCTGCCCTTGCCGCACGGCTCACGGCAGGATCCCCGTATGACCACTGA
- a CDS encoding phosphocholine-specific phospholipase C, with translation MTELNRRRFLQIAGGTAAVAMLNESIARAAAIPAQGSTGTIQDIEHVVVLMQENRSFDHYFGAMKGVRGFGDPRPVVQDNGKSVFHQSNGTKDILPFNPQVEDLGMQFLTGLNHDWAGGQQAYNKGKYDKWVPAKTATTMSYMTRNDIPFHYALADAFTVCDAYHCSFIGATDPNRYYLWSGYTGNDGTGGGPVLGNQEAGYGWKTYPERLESAGVSWKVYQDIGDGLNAAGSWGWINDAFRGNYGDNSLLYFNTYRNAQPGSALYEKARTGTNVKAGEGYFDRLRADVVNGTLPQVSYIAAPEAFSEHSNWPTNFGAWYISQVLDALTANPAVWAKTALFITYDENDGFFDHVVPPYPPASSAWGLSTASVTGDLYTGGVSGYAAGPYGLGPRVPMIVVSPWSKGGYVCSETFDHTSVIRFMEKRFGVQEPNISPWRRAVCGDLTSAFDFTQADAAPAALPSTAGYVPPDKDRHPSYYPTVPATGTLPKQEAGSKPTRALGYSPYVDGKATVSTGKFTLTFASGPALGAHFHSTSGNRTDGPWPYTVEAGKTLSDTWSTSSSTGNQINLTVWGPNGFLRTWKGPAKKAGPEVTARHVAATGNLTLSMANSGTAAVNLTVTNAYGGAPQTFKVNPGATVTHTVDLRTTARWYDVKVVSDADSTFLRRFAGHVETGAPGVSDPAIKTV, from the coding sequence ATGACAGAGCTGAACCGTCGCAGGTTCCTCCAGATCGCCGGAGGCACGGCAGCCGTCGCGATGCTGAACGAGAGCATCGCGCGGGCCGCGGCCATCCCGGCGCAGGGCAGCACCGGAACGATCCAGGACATCGAGCACGTCGTCGTCCTCATGCAGGAGAATCGTTCCTTCGACCACTACTTCGGGGCGATGAAGGGCGTACGCGGCTTCGGCGACCCCCGGCCCGTAGTCCAGGACAACGGCAAGTCCGTCTTCCACCAGTCCAACGGGACGAAGGACATCCTGCCCTTCAACCCGCAGGTGGAAGACCTCGGAATGCAGTTCCTCACGGGCCTCAACCACGACTGGGCCGGAGGCCAGCAGGCTTACAACAAGGGCAAGTACGACAAGTGGGTTCCGGCCAAGACGGCCACGACCATGTCGTACATGACGCGGAACGACATCCCGTTCCACTACGCCCTCGCCGACGCCTTCACCGTCTGCGACGCCTACCACTGCTCCTTCATCGGAGCCACCGACCCCAACCGCTATTACCTGTGGAGCGGTTACACGGGCAACGACGGCACCGGCGGCGGCCCGGTCCTGGGCAACCAGGAGGCCGGCTACGGCTGGAAGACCTACCCCGAGCGCCTGGAGTCGGCCGGCGTCTCCTGGAAGGTCTACCAGGACATCGGCGACGGCCTGAACGCGGCCGGTTCGTGGGGCTGGATCAACGACGCCTTCCGCGGCAACTACGGCGACAACTCGCTGCTGTACTTCAACACCTACCGCAACGCCCAGCCCGGCAGTGCCCTGTACGAGAAGGCCCGCACGGGCACCAACGTCAAGGCGGGCGAAGGGTACTTCGACCGGCTGCGCGCCGACGTGGTGAACGGCACCCTGCCGCAGGTCTCCTACATCGCCGCCCCCGAGGCGTTCAGCGAGCACTCCAACTGGCCGACGAACTTCGGTGCCTGGTACATCTCGCAGGTCCTGGACGCGCTCACCGCGAACCCGGCGGTGTGGGCGAAGACCGCCTTGTTCATCACCTACGACGAGAACGACGGCTTCTTCGACCACGTGGTCCCGCCGTACCCGCCGGCCTCCTCGGCCTGGGGCCTGTCCACGGCGAGCGTCACCGGCGACCTGTACACAGGGGGCGTCTCCGGCTACGCGGCCGGCCCGTACGGCCTCGGCCCGCGCGTCCCCATGATCGTGGTCTCCCCCTGGAGCAAGGGCGGTTACGTCTGCTCCGAGACCTTCGACCACACCTCCGTGATCCGCTTCATGGAGAAGCGCTTCGGGGTGCAGGAGCCCAACATCTCGCCGTGGCGCCGCGCCGTGTGCGGCGACCTGACCTCGGCCTTCGACTTCACCCAGGCGGACGCGGCCCCCGCCGCGCTCCCGTCCACGGCCGGCTACGTCCCGCCGGACAAGGACCGCCACCCGTCCTACTACCCGACCGTGCCGGCCACGGGCACCCTCCCGAAGCAGGAGGCCGGCTCCAAGCCGACCCGCGCCCTGGGCTACAGCCCGTACGTGGACGGCAAGGCCACCGTGTCCACCGGCAAGTTCACCCTGACCTTCGCCAGCGGTCCCGCCCTCGGCGCCCACTTCCACAGCACCTCCGGCAACCGGACGGACGGCCCCTGGCCGTACACCGTCGAGGCGGGCAAGACCCTCTCGGACACCTGGAGCACCAGCAGCTCCACCGGCAACCAGATCAACCTGACGGTCTGGGGTCCGAACGGCTTCCTGCGCACCTGGAAGGGCCCGGCGAAGAAGGCCGGCCCCGAGGTCACGGCCCGCCACGTGGCGGCCACCGGCAACCTGACCCTCAGCATGGCCAACTCCGGCACGGCCGCGGTGAACCTGACCGTGACCAACGCCTACGGCGGCGCGCCCCAGACCTTCAAGGTCAACCCCGGCGCCACGGTGACCCACACGGTCGACCTCCGCACGACGGCCCGCTGGTACGACGTCAAGGTCGTCTCCGACGCCGACAGCACCTTCCTGCGCCGCTTCGCCGGCCACGTGGAGACGGGCGCGCCGGGGGTCTCCGACCCGGCGATCAAGACCGTCTGA
- a CDS encoding 3-oxoacyl-ACP synthase III family protein, protein MLFQPSDPPQRAGITAVGSQLPEQVLSSQDLQREVARRSGLTLPATLLKQATGIVSRRVADEGVYASTLAVGAARRALDSAGLNPLDIDLLVFASASRDMVEPATAHIVQAELGSRAHALDVTNACNSFVNGIDLARSMVLAGRARRALVVTGETPSRAVCKDPADFAEFRRGFAGYTFGDAGAAVVVEAVERGGVLHVDTETHSEHWEVGGIPGGGSRHPRGDAYTYFRGDGHELRGVFEKVGTAVIERTLHRTGLDWDGFAKVLVHQVTVPYLERFAELTGVPAGKLVVTVPELGNIASASIGVQLDRVYGELAPGERVLFVGLGGGISIMTMVWEKS, encoded by the coding sequence ATGCTCTTTCAGCCATCCGACCCGCCGCAGCGCGCCGGGATAACCGCCGTCGGCAGCCAGCTGCCCGAGCAGGTCCTGTCCTCGCAGGACCTCCAGCGGGAGGTGGCCCGGCGCAGTGGCCTGACCCTGCCCGCGACCCTGCTGAAACAGGCCACCGGGATCGTCTCCCGCCGGGTCGCCGACGAGGGGGTGTACGCCTCCACGCTCGCCGTGGGCGCCGCCCGCCGGGCCCTGGACTCCGCCGGGCTGAACCCGCTCGACATCGACCTGCTCGTCTTCGCCTCCGCCTCCCGGGACATGGTCGAACCCGCCACCGCGCACATCGTGCAGGCGGAGCTGGGCTCGCGGGCCCACGCCCTGGACGTCACCAACGCCTGCAACAGCTTCGTCAACGGGATCGACCTCGCCCGGTCCATGGTCCTGGCCGGACGGGCGCGGCGGGCCCTGGTGGTCACCGGGGAGACCCCGAGCCGGGCCGTGTGCAAGGACCCCGCCGACTTCGCGGAGTTCCGGCGCGGCTTCGCGGGCTACACCTTCGGGGACGCGGGGGCGGCCGTCGTCGTGGAGGCCGTGGAACGGGGCGGCGTCCTCCACGTGGACACCGAGACCCACTCGGAGCACTGGGAGGTCGGCGGCATCCCCGGCGGCGGGTCACGGCACCCGCGCGGGGACGCGTACACCTACTTCCGCGGCGACGGACACGAACTGCGGGGCGTCTTCGAGAAGGTGGGCACCGCCGTCATCGAGCGGACCCTGCACCGCACGGGCCTGGACTGGGACGGCTTCGCCAAGGTGCTGGTGCACCAGGTGACCGTGCCCTACCTGGAGCGGTTCGCGGAACTGACCGGGGTGCCCGCCGGAAAGCTGGTGGTGACCGTGCCCGAGCTCGGCAACATCGCGAGCGCGAGCATCGGGGTGCAGCTGGACCGGGTGTACGGGGAGCTGGCCCCGGGCGAACGGGTGCTGTTCGTGGGCCTCGGCGGCGGGATCAGCATCATGACCATGGTCTGGGAGAAGTCATGA
- a CDS encoding glycosyltransferase family 2 protein: MSTSLWVVVPAHEEEARLADTLRALAAQRDRDFTLLVVDNASRDGTAAIARTFAARAPFPVEVIEEPQKGVGSAVDTGFRYAIDRGAALLARTDADCLPRPGWTRAARSALTRSPGLICGRITARRDEHGPLGRAGFGVLVALAALFGRLRPEHARRNGYRAPYRMHAGNNMAITAELYLAVGGMPRRPSPTDRLFLNAVRRHTDRITHCREMVVENSTRRLRAYGIAGTARWYLDQGSGRHGTDPR, translated from the coding sequence ATGAGCACCAGCCTGTGGGTGGTCGTACCCGCGCACGAGGAGGAGGCCCGGCTGGCCGACACCCTGCGGGCGCTCGCCGCGCAGCGGGACCGGGACTTCACGCTGCTGGTCGTCGACAACGCCTCGCGGGACGGCACGGCGGCGATCGCCCGCACGTTCGCGGCGCGGGCGCCCTTCCCCGTCGAGGTGATCGAGGAGCCGCAGAAGGGCGTCGGGTCCGCCGTGGACACCGGCTTCCGGTACGCCATCGACCGGGGCGCCGCCCTGCTCGCCCGCACCGACGCCGACTGCCTGCCCCGGCCCGGCTGGACCCGCGCCGCCCGGAGCGCCCTCACCCGCAGCCCGGGCCTGATCTGCGGCCGGATCACCGCCCGGCGCGACGAGCACGGCCCCCTCGGCCGGGCCGGGTTCGGCGTCCTGGTGGCCCTCGCCGCGCTCTTCGGACGGCTGCGGCCCGAACACGCCCGGCGCAACGGCTACCGGGCCCCGTACCGCATGCACGCCGGGAACAACATGGCCATCACCGCCGAGCTGTACCTGGCCGTCGGCGGCATGCCCCGCCGCCCCTCCCCCACCGACCGGCTCTTCCTCAACGCCGTACGCCGCCACACCGACCGCATCACGCACTGCCGCGAGATGGTCGTGGAGAACTCGACGCGGCGCCTGCGGGCCTACGGCATCGCGGGCACCGCCCGCTGGTACCTGGACCAGGGCAGCGGCCGCCACGGAACGGACCCCCGCTGA
- a CDS encoding class I adenylate-forming enzyme family protein, whose protein sequence is MLDRLDHALRSRPERPAVLTAARSGAARVRATRGELAELGDAYAAALHARGLRAGDTVGVAVRPGPRALAVLLALWRLGLRGAVLDPGAGPDVLRARLALARPSLVLADATAQAVAGWARPLARRARLALPDLAELGPVATVGPRLPGCAPALDPAAPRTGVPVHGDHDGDAVIVFTSGTTSLPRAVVHSRAGLAAGMATVAALFDARPDRPVLGGTFFVLVPALTGGAPVALPARTPRVLARQLHRLRPQDTYLTPPQLRDALGAGARFHGRVWTGSAPAGAALLERVRDAGADQAWGVYALTELFPAAAVEAREKAAFEGPGDLVGAPLPGVLAKPDADGQLLLAGDAARHRYLGEEPDPWVRTGDRARLDPAGRIVLEGRCKDMVLRRAENIYPGLYEPALHVPGVELALLVGVPAGEGDERLVAVVQPRRGSAEGALRAALAEPIRRMGTARPDALLFADVPLSGRSRKPDRAATAAIAARRLGLTR, encoded by the coding sequence ATGCTCGACCGCCTCGACCACGCGCTGCGCAGCCGCCCCGAGCGGCCCGCCGTCCTCACCGCCGCCCGCAGCGGCGCAGCCCGGGTCCGCGCCACCCGCGGCGAACTCGCCGAGCTGGGCGACGCGTACGCCGCCGCCCTGCACGCGCGCGGGCTGCGCGCCGGGGACACCGTGGGCGTCGCCGTACGCCCCGGCCCCCGGGCGCTGGCCGTACTGCTCGCCCTGTGGCGGCTCGGGCTGCGCGGGGCCGTGCTCGACCCCGGCGCGGGGCCCGACGTCCTGCGCGCCCGCCTCGCCCTGGCCCGGCCCTCGCTGGTCCTCGCCGATGCCACCGCCCAGGCGGTGGCGGGCTGGGCCCGGCCGCTGGCCCGGCGGGCCCGGCTCGCCCTGCCGGACCTGGCGGAACTGGGGCCGGTGGCCACCGTCGGACCGCGGCTGCCGGGCTGCGCGCCCGCGCTGGACCCGGCGGCGCCCCGGACGGGGGTTCCCGTACACGGCGACCACGACGGGGACGCGGTGATCGTCTTCACCTCCGGGACCACCTCCCTGCCGCGCGCCGTGGTCCACAGCCGGGCCGGCCTGGCCGCCGGCATGGCCACCGTCGCCGCCCTCTTCGACGCACGGCCCGACCGCCCGGTGCTCGGCGGCACCTTCTTCGTCCTGGTCCCCGCGCTCACCGGCGGCGCCCCGGTGGCCCTCCCGGCCCGCACCCCCCGGGTGCTGGCCCGCCAGCTGCACCGGCTGCGCCCGCAGGACACCTACCTCACCCCGCCCCAGCTGCGGGACGCCCTCGGCGCGGGCGCCCGCTTCCACGGGCGGGTCTGGACGGGCTCGGCTCCCGCCGGCGCCGCGCTGCTGGAACGGGTCCGGGACGCGGGCGCCGACCAGGCGTGGGGGGTGTACGCGCTCACCGAGCTGTTCCCGGCCGCCGCCGTCGAAGCCCGTGAGAAGGCCGCCTTCGAGGGCCCCGGCGACCTGGTCGGCGCCCCGCTTCCGGGCGTCCTCGCCAAGCCCGACGCGGACGGCCAGCTGCTGCTCGCCGGGGACGCCGCCCGCCACCGCTACCTCGGGGAGGAACCCGACCCGTGGGTGCGTACGGGGGACCGGGCGCGGCTGGACCCCGCCGGGCGGATCGTCCTGGAGGGCCGCTGCAAGGACATGGTGCTGCGCCGGGCCGAGAACATCTACCCCGGCCTGTACGAACCCGCCCTGCACGTGCCGGGCGTGGAACTGGCCCTGCTCGTCGGGGTCCCGGCGGGCGAGGGCGACGAACGCCTGGTGGCCGTCGTACAGCCGCGCCGCGGCTCGGCCGAAGGCGCCCTGCGCGCCGCCCTGGCGGAACCGATCCGGCGCATGGGCACCGCCCGCCCCGACGCGCTGCTGTTCGCGGACGTCCCGCTGTCGGGACGCTCCCGCAAACCGGACCGTGCGGCGACGGCCGCCATTGCGGCGCGACGCCTGGGCCTGACGAGGTGA